The following coding sequences are from one Seonamhaeicola sp. ML3 window:
- a CDS encoding universal stress protein, producing MKKILVPTDFSEQSENALKVAAQLAKTYNAEIYLLHMLELPLHKVDPLNSYNDLPEAVFFMKLAHQKFEKLLDKAYLKGLTIHELVDFHEIFKGIFQTCKKHDIDLIVMGSHGISGFRELLIGSNTEKVVRTSEVPVLVIKKEHTDFKVNHFVFASDFKEDSKVPFLKALKFAELFKTEIHLLMVVTANKFVTTIEAKKRIQKFLDTVTPNFCTIHIYNDETIEKGIMNFSQSINADLIGMSTHGRQGISHFFNGSISEDLVNHSKRPVITFKI from the coding sequence ATGAAAAAAATTCTCGTTCCAACTGATTTTTCAGAGCAATCTGAAAATGCCCTTAAAGTGGCTGCTCAATTAGCTAAAACATATAACGCTGAAATTTACCTGTTGCATATGTTAGAACTACCCTTGCATAAAGTAGACCCCTTAAATTCTTATAACGACCTACCGGAAGCTGTATTTTTCATGAAATTGGCGCATCAAAAATTTGAAAAACTTTTAGATAAAGCATACTTAAAAGGGCTTACCATTCATGAACTTGTTGATTTTCATGAGATTTTCAAGGGGATTTTCCAAACCTGTAAAAAACATGATATAGACTTAATTGTTATGGGATCTCATGGTATTAGCGGATTTAGGGAACTTTTAATAGGAAGCAATACCGAGAAGGTGGTAAGAACCTCTGAAGTCCCTGTGCTTGTGATAAAAAAGGAACACACCGATTTTAAAGTAAACCATTTTGTTTTTGCTTCAGATTTCAAGGAAGATTCTAAAGTGCCTTTTTTAAAAGCACTTAAGTTTGCCGAGTTGTTTAAAACCGAAATCCATTTGCTCATGGTAGTCACCGCCAATAAGTTTGTGACCACGATTGAGGCCAAGAAACGCATTCAGAAATTTTTAGATACTGTAACCCCTAATTTCTGCACCATTCATATCTACAACGACGAGACCATTGAAAAAGGTATTATGAATTTCTCGCAATCTATAAACGCCGATTTAATAGGTATGAGCACTCATGGTAGACAGGGGATTTCACATTTCTTTAATGGTAGCATTAGTGAAGATTTGGTAAATCATTCTAAACGGCCTGTGATTACTTTTAAAATATAG
- a CDS encoding DUF2723 domain-containing protein: MTNSIFKKWNTILGWFSFLIALITYSLTVEPTVSFWDAGEYILTSSKLQVGHPPGAPLFQMLGAFFSIFAFEPSQIGWVMNMMSAVASAFTILFMFWTITLLLMKLVGSSEDSQPKAVAILGSALVGSLAFTFTDSFWFNAVETEVYAMATLIMSVLFWLGLRWEQDMDTPRGNRWLVLIAFIIGLSFGVHFMGLLTIPAIGLIYYFKNYKDVMVKNFIIANAVSVAILLFVFKLLAPNILKVFSVSEIFFVNSIGLPFNSGSIIAAIILVGLIVYGLNYTRKKQYKHLNTGVLCLTFIIIGFSTWLMLPIRANANVVVNENNPSSARELLAYYNLEQYPETHLFYGPLFTDMFAPLDKNNPYKDDKPKYEKDEEKGKYVVVNDYKNARQNYNSEHAAILPRMWSGENAENYMMFCGFLDFNLKPEYQSNKDLRSLVSNFKREVAQGNVDYEGYIKFLKQYGVSYFDIEKPSFGSNLRYLFEYQLGYMYWRYFMWNFTGRQDDIQGRYDNHGNWISGIKPIDEWHLDFPQENLPSDVKNNKARNTYYFLPLILGLIGFFFLFNKDKKLFWVMLVFFLFTGLAIQVYTNVRPFEPRERDYSVVGSFYVFAIWIGFGVYAIYEAIKKYIPQKLSAPLVTVICLILVPVILAVNNWDDHDRSGKYTAQAMARKYLDSCAENAILFTIGDNDTFALWYAQEIEGYRTDVRIVNTSLFQTDWYIDQMKRKAYESDPIPSQLTHNDYKHGTNDYVRIAPIMKDTLSIKRALNFITSDNPKAKFKFYLENFAGADPSRYPSQELNARYFPTEFLRLPVNKDNVLKHGIVKPEDAHKIVPHIDIQIDGGAVYKNRLLMLDIVANNNWKRPIYFTGGSFGDDDYIWMKDYLQLDGMCYKLVPIKTAIDRANPFDMGRIDADLMYEKVKQWDWGNSGSPDIYHDVETRKNSITYRGNLARLIEQLINENKLDKAEEIADLAMANMPVDYFGYYTLLEPYISAYYEVGNTDKARQLYKDVVVKYQESLKYYSSMEPKDQNRVFEEIYTDVQRYKALLDVLIRHDDIEFASSEGDIFNDYLRLFKALYGEDEEETPVDRDLPSQPDTVINGLSAD, translated from the coding sequence ATGACCAATTCTATATTTAAAAAATGGAATACTATTTTAGGATGGTTCTCTTTTTTAATTGCGTTAATCACTTACAGCTTAACAGTTGAACCTACTGTAAGTTTTTGGGATGCAGGAGAATACATTTTAACGTCTTCTAAGTTACAGGTTGGTCATCCTCCAGGGGCACCTTTGTTTCAAATGCTGGGCGCATTTTTCTCGATATTTGCTTTCGAGCCTTCTCAAATTGGTTGGGTAATGAACATGATGAGTGCTGTAGCCAGTGCATTCACGATTTTATTTATGTTCTGGACCATTACTTTATTACTTATGAAGTTAGTAGGCTCCAGTGAAGACAGTCAACCAAAGGCTGTAGCTATCTTAGGTAGTGCTTTGGTAGGTAGTTTAGCATTTACGTTTACAGACTCCTTCTGGTTTAATGCTGTAGAAACCGAGGTTTATGCTATGGCAACGCTTATCATGTCGGTTCTTTTTTGGTTGGGTCTGCGTTGGGAGCAAGATATGGACACACCACGGGGCAATCGTTGGCTTGTTTTAATTGCTTTTATTATTGGGCTTTCTTTTGGGGTTCATTTTATGGGACTATTAACCATCCCGGCAATAGGACTCATCTACTACTTCAAAAATTATAAGGACGTAATGGTAAAAAACTTTATAATAGCCAATGCAGTTTCTGTAGCCATTTTGCTATTTGTATTTAAACTTTTGGCACCTAATATTCTTAAAGTCTTTAGTGTTTCAGAAATTTTCTTTGTAAACTCAATTGGGCTGCCATTTAATTCAGGCTCAATAATAGCAGCCATAATTTTAGTAGGACTCATTGTTTACGGTTTAAATTACACCCGTAAAAAGCAATACAAACATCTCAATACTGGTGTGTTATGTTTAACATTCATAATTATAGGGTTCTCTACTTGGCTCATGCTACCTATTCGCGCAAATGCCAATGTGGTGGTTAATGAGAACAACCCTTCAAGTGCAAGAGAGCTATTAGCCTATTATAATCTAGAACAATACCCAGAAACCCATTTGTTCTATGGCCCATTATTCACAGACATGTTTGCGCCTTTAGACAAAAACAACCCGTACAAGGACGACAAACCCAAGTACGAAAAAGACGAAGAAAAAGGTAAATATGTTGTTGTAAACGACTATAAGAACGCTAGACAAAACTATAACTCTGAACACGCTGCCATTTTACCAAGAATGTGGAGTGGCGAAAATGCCGAAAATTATATGATGTTTTGTGGTTTTCTTGATTTTAACCTTAAACCAGAATATCAATCGAACAAAGATTTACGGAGTCTAGTGAGCAACTTTAAAAGAGAAGTAGCACAAGGTAATGTAGATTACGAAGGGTATATTAAGTTTTTGAAACAATACGGGGTCTCTTACTTTGATATTGAAAAACCATCTTTTGGTAGTAATTTAAGGTATCTTTTCGAATATCAGTTAGGCTATATGTATTGGCGCTACTTTATGTGGAACTTTACAGGTAGACAAGACGATATTCAGGGACGATACGATAACCATGGTAATTGGATTAGCGGCATTAAACCTATTGACGAGTGGCATTTAGACTTCCCTCAAGAAAATTTACCAAGCGATGTTAAAAATAATAAGGCTAGAAACACCTATTATTTCTTACCGCTTATTCTTGGACTTATTGGCTTTTTCTTTTTGTTTAATAAAGACAAGAAATTGTTTTGGGTGATGCTGGTATTCTTCTTATTTACCGGATTGGCCATTCAAGTATATACCAACGTTAGACCATTCGAGCCAAGGGAAAGAGACTATTCTGTTGTAGGTTCGTTTTATGTATTCGCCATTTGGATTGGTTTTGGGGTATATGCCATTTATGAAGCTATCAAAAAATATATTCCACAAAAGTTATCTGCGCCACTTGTTACAGTAATATGCTTAATCTTAGTTCCAGTGATTTTAGCCGTAAACAACTGGGATGACCATGACCGTTCTGGCAAATATACAGCTCAAGCTATGGCCAGAAAATATCTGGACTCTTGTGCAGAAAACGCCATTTTATTTACCATTGGCGACAACGATACGTTTGCCTTGTGGTATGCCCAAGAAATTGAAGGATATAGAACCGATGTACGTATCGTTAATACAAGTTTGTTCCAAACAGATTGGTATATTGACCAAATGAAGCGCAAAGCTTACGAGAGCGACCCTATTCCATCGCAACTAACCCACAACGATTACAAACACGGCACCAACGATTATGTTCGTATTGCTCCTATAATGAAAGACACACTTTCAATTAAAAGAGCATTAAACTTTATAACCAGCGATAATCCTAAAGCTAAGTTCAAATTTTATTTAGAAAACTTCGCAGGCGCAGACCCTAGCAGATACCCTTCGCAAGAACTTAATGCCAGGTACTTCCCAACCGAATTTTTAAGATTACCTGTTAATAAAGACAATGTCCTTAAACACGGTATTGTAAAACCGGAAGACGCCCATAAAATTGTACCGCATATAGATATTCAAATTGATGGCGGCGCCGTTTATAAAAACAGGCTACTTATGTTGGATATCGTAGCTAATAACAACTGGAAACGCCCCATATACTTTACTGGCGGAAGCTTTGGAGATGATGATTACATTTGGATGAAAGACTATTTACAGTTAGACGGTATGTGCTATAAACTCGTTCCTATAAAAACTGCTATAGACCGAGCAAATCCTTTTGATATGGGAAGAATAGATGCCGACCTCATGTATGAAAAAGTTAAACAATGGGACTGGGGTAATAGTGGTAGTCCAGATATTTACCACGATGTAGAAACCCGAAAAAACTCCATTACTTACAGAGGAAATCTAGCCAGATTAATTGAACAGCTTATAAACGAAAATAAATTAGATAAAGCTGAAGAAATAGCAGACTTAGCCATGGCTAATATGCCCGTAGATTACTTCGGCTATTACACACTATTAGAACCATACATTAGCGCCTACTACGAAGTAGGTAATACAGATAAGGCCAGACAACTGTACAAAGATGTAGTTGTGAAATATCAAGAAAGTCTCAAGTATTATAGCAGTATGGAGCCTAAAGACCAAAATCGTGTTTTTGAAGAAATTTACACCGATGTTCAACGCTATAAAGCATTACTGGATGTTCTTATAAGACATGATGATATCGAGTTTGCGAGCTCAGAAGGCGATATATTTAACGACTACCTAAGATTGTTTAAAGCGCTCTATGGAGAAGATGAAGAAGAAACTCCCGTTGATAGGGATTTGCCTTCTCAACCAGATACTGTAATTAACGGACTTAGTGCAGATTAA
- a CDS encoding polysaccharide deacetylase family protein — MTLTPIKTPVVAKKMFPNYVWDMATTDKTLYLTFDDGPTPEITNWVLSTLKQYNAKASFFCIGDNVKKHPKLFQQIISEGHAIGNHTQNHLKGWKVTSKDYLKNVEACDKVFKSEMIDDQSQMVNLFRPPYGKITPKQGKKLIKIGYKIIMWDVLSFDWDKNVSPNNCLNNVITKAKPGSIVVFHDSVKASKNMMHALPKVLEHFRDKGYRFKSLS, encoded by the coding sequence ATGACCTTAACACCTATTAAAACACCTGTAGTCGCTAAAAAAATGTTCCCAAATTATGTTTGGGACATGGCTACTACAGACAAAACCTTATATCTAACATTTGATGATGGCCCTACTCCAGAAATCACCAACTGGGTACTTAGCACTTTAAAACAATACAATGCCAAAGCCTCATTTTTCTGCATTGGCGACAACGTTAAAAAACATCCAAAACTGTTTCAACAGATTATTTCTGAAGGTCACGCCATAGGAAACCATACTCAAAATCACTTAAAAGGCTGGAAAGTAACATCGAAAGACTATTTAAAAAATGTAGAGGCATGCGATAAAGTTTTCAAATCTGAAATGATAGATGATCAATCGCAAATGGTTAATCTCTTTCGGCCACCCTATGGAAAAATAACGCCAAAACAAGGAAAAAAACTCATCAAAATAGGTTACAAAATAATAATGTGGGATGTTTTATCTTTTGATTGGGACAAAAATGTTAGTCCTAACAATTGTCTAAACAATGTTATTACTAAAGCCAAACCGGGCAGTATTGTAGTATTTCATGATAGTGTAAAAGCCTCTAAAAACATGATGCATGCGCTACCGAAAGTTCTGGAGCATTTTAGAGATAAAGGTTACAGATTTAAGAGCCTTTCTTAA
- a CDS encoding co-chaperone YbbN produces the protein MSKFGELIDVEIPVLLEFYTDWNDQSTAMHVVLRDVAAALGDKAKVIKIDVDKNEELAEALRVKALPTLIIYKGGEMKWRQSGEVDANSLIDVLQEYL, from the coding sequence ATGTCTAAATTTGGGGAACTTATAGATGTTGAGATTCCAGTGTTATTGGAGTTTTATACAGACTGGAACGACCAATCTACTGCAATGCACGTTGTTTTAAGAGACGTTGCAGCTGCATTGGGCGATAAAGCAAAAGTGATTAAAATTGATGTCGATAAGAATGAAGAACTCGCTGAGGCACTTCGGGTAAAAGCACTTCCTACGTTAATTATTTATAAAGGCGGTGAAATGAAATGGCGCCAAAGCGGTGAGGTAGATGCAAATTCGTTAATAGATGTCTTACAAGAATACCTTTAA
- a CDS encoding metallophosphoesterase: MLRLLFFILVLLLLDFYTLQSLKAIFKSHLVTYIYVFVSLAILGNFLFQIFTFDRSNGIPFSFSLALILCVLFYVPKIIIGLTLLAEDLIRGLVFVVEKFSSSTEVPVTLSGRRKFISQLALGVAAIPFASILYGVIKGKYNFKVLKYTLHFEDLPEAFDGYKLTQISDVHSGSFDDKEKVSYAIDLINEQKSDVILFTGDMVNNKATEMQPYIDVFGKLKAKDGLYSVLGNHDYGDYVRWESEEAKRQNLEDLKAVQKEIGFDLLLNDSRFIEKNGERIALVGVENWGAGGFKKAGDLKKASSKVNQEDFKILLSHDPSHWEKEVVKDKYHYHLTLSGHTHGMQFGIEIPGWFKWSPVKWRYKHWAGIYEELGQYINVNRGFGYLAFPGRVGIWPEITVIELKRGPKAV; the protein is encoded by the coding sequence TTGCTTCGATTACTGTTTTTTATTCTAGTTTTATTGCTTTTGGATTTCTATACGCTACAATCCCTAAAGGCAATTTTTAAAAGCCATTTGGTTACCTACATTTATGTTTTTGTGTCCTTGGCGATTTTAGGTAATTTTTTGTTTCAGATTTTCACCTTCGATAGGTCTAACGGTATTCCATTTAGTTTTTCACTTGCACTCATATTGTGTGTTCTATTCTATGTTCCAAAAATTATTATCGGATTAACGCTTTTAGCAGAAGACCTTATTCGAGGTTTGGTCTTTGTTGTCGAAAAGTTTTCCAGTAGCACCGAAGTTCCGGTAACTTTAAGTGGCAGACGAAAATTTATTTCCCAACTGGCTCTTGGTGTAGCTGCTATCCCTTTTGCATCCATTCTTTACGGTGTAATTAAAGGGAAATACAATTTTAAAGTCTTGAAGTATACGCTTCATTTTGAAGATTTACCAGAAGCTTTCGATGGCTATAAACTCACCCAGATTAGTGATGTACACTCCGGTAGTTTTGATGATAAAGAAAAGGTAAGCTACGCTATAGATTTGATAAACGAACAAAAAAGCGACGTTATTCTTTTTACCGGTGATATGGTGAATAACAAAGCGACTGAAATGCAACCTTACATTGATGTTTTTGGTAAACTTAAAGCCAAAGATGGTCTGTACTCTGTACTTGGTAATCATGATTATGGGGATTATGTACGTTGGGAATCTGAAGAAGCTAAGCGGCAAAATCTAGAAGATTTAAAGGCCGTTCAAAAGGAAATAGGTTTCGATTTGCTTCTCAACGATAGTAGATTTATCGAAAAAAACGGAGAACGTATTGCTTTAGTTGGTGTTGAAAATTGGGGAGCCGGCGGATTTAAAAAAGCAGGAGATTTGAAAAAAGCCTCTTCTAAAGTAAATCAAGAAGACTTTAAAATATTGTTAAGCCATGACCCATCCCATTGGGAAAAAGAGGTGGTTAAAGATAAGTATCACTATCATTTAACGTTAAGCGGCCATACTCATGGTATGCAATTTGGGATAGAAATACCGGGGTGGTTTAAATGGAGCCCTGTAAAGTGGCGTTACAAACATTGGGCCGGTATTTACGAAGAATTGGGGCAATACATTAACGTAAACCGAGGTTTTGGCTATTTGGCCTTTCCAGGGCGTGTAGGTATATGGCCAGAGATTACGGTTATAGAACTTAAAAGAGGCCCTAAAGCAGTATAA
- the polA gene encoding DNA polymerase I yields MSEQKRLFLVDAYALIFRGYYAFIKNPRINSKGTDTSAILGFMNSLLDVIKRERPDHLAVCFDKGGSADRVEMYEAYKANRDETPEAIKIAVPYIQSILKAMHIPIMVKEGYEADDVIGTLSKQAEKEGYKTYMVTPDKDFAQLVSENIFMYRPVFGGGYETWGIPEVQKKFEVEDPLQVIDFLGMMGDSSDNIPGLPGVGEKTAKKFINQFGSMEGLLANTDQLKGKMKEKVEANGELGLLSKKLATIMLDVPVTFDAKDFELDHPDIEQVKTIFQDLEFRRLTDNFLKTFAENSEPLATENPTSTTESKSPAKAKSSAGAGQFSLFDTDGSIGTDTETSSAFTRKTAETTSHFYQYINTSVAKALFLKKLMQQSSVCFDTETTGINPITAELVGIAFSWEAGKGFYLPFPENKDEAQELIEELRPFFESEDIEKIGQNLKYDIKVLAKYHVEVRGKLFDTMLAHYLINPDMRHNMDVLAETYLNYTPISIETLIGKKGKNQLSMRDVALDKQTEYAVEDADITLQLKEHFQNELGEANIQKLFDDIELPLLRVLANMELEGINLDKAFLNSLSEDLDTDIKDLEQKIYVAAGEEFNIASPKQLGVILFEKMKLVDKPKKTKTGQYSTSEDVLSYLAKDHEIIQNILDFRGLSKLKSTYVDALPNQVETSTGRVHTDYMQTVAATGRLSSNNPNLQNIPIRTERGRQVRKAFIPRNGDYTLLAADYSQIELRVIAALSQEETMIEAFKNGEDIHASTASKVFNVPINEVTREQRSNAKTVNFGIIYGVSAFGLSNQTNLSRSESKDLIDTYYTTYPKLRNFVSEQVAFARDNGYVQTVLGRRRYLKDINSRNAVVRGAAERNAVNAPIQGSAADIIKIAMINIHNKLNEGNFNTKMLLQVHDELVFDVYKPELEAIKSLVKTEMENAYKLEVPLDVDLDIGDNWLEAH; encoded by the coding sequence ATGTCTGAACAAAAACGCCTTTTTTTAGTTGATGCTTACGCCCTTATTTTCCGTGGTTACTACGCTTTTATAAAGAACCCTAGAATAAACTCCAAAGGCACAGATACGTCAGCTATTTTGGGTTTTATGAACTCTCTATTGGATGTAATTAAACGTGAACGCCCAGACCATTTGGCCGTTTGTTTTGATAAAGGCGGTAGTGCTGACCGCGTTGAGATGTATGAAGCCTATAAAGCCAATAGAGACGAAACTCCCGAAGCCATAAAAATAGCGGTGCCATACATTCAAAGTATTTTAAAAGCTATGCACATCCCCATTATGGTAAAAGAGGGCTATGAGGCCGACGATGTTATTGGCACACTTTCTAAACAAGCCGAAAAAGAAGGCTATAAAACCTATATGGTAACTCCAGATAAAGACTTTGCCCAATTGGTATCTGAGAACATTTTTATGTACCGCCCCGTTTTTGGTGGTGGCTATGAAACTTGGGGTATTCCTGAAGTTCAGAAAAAATTTGAAGTTGAAGACCCTTTACAGGTTATAGACTTTTTAGGTATGATGGGAGATTCGAGCGATAATATCCCTGGTTTGCCTGGTGTTGGCGAAAAAACAGCTAAGAAATTCATCAACCAATTTGGTTCAATGGAAGGTCTTCTTGCTAATACAGATCAGCTTAAAGGTAAAATGAAAGAGAAAGTTGAGGCCAATGGCGAATTAGGTTTACTTTCAAAGAAGTTAGCGACCATTATGCTCGATGTACCTGTAACTTTCGATGCTAAAGATTTTGAACTAGACCATCCAGATATAGAACAGGTGAAAACGATTTTTCAGGATTTAGAGTTTAGGCGATTGACCGATAATTTCCTAAAAACTTTTGCCGAGAATAGTGAGCCTTTAGCGACTGAAAACCCTACATCTACAACCGAATCAAAAAGTCCTGCAAAGGCAAAATCATCAGCAGGAGCCGGTCAGTTTTCCTTATTTGATACAGACGGCTCAATTGGAACAGATACTGAAACAAGTTCAGCATTTACAAGAAAAACAGCAGAAACCACATCACATTTTTATCAATATATAAACACCAGCGTAGCTAAAGCATTGTTCTTAAAAAAGTTGATGCAACAAAGTAGTGTTTGCTTCGATACGGAAACCACTGGAATAAATCCAATAACTGCCGAATTGGTTGGGATTGCTTTTTCTTGGGAAGCTGGTAAGGGCTTTTATTTACCTTTTCCAGAAAACAAAGATGAGGCCCAAGAATTAATTGAAGAATTACGTCCATTTTTTGAAAGCGAAGACATTGAAAAAATTGGTCAGAATTTAAAATACGATATCAAAGTTTTAGCAAAGTATCATGTAGAAGTAAGGGGTAAATTATTTGATACGATGTTGGCCCATTACCTCATAAATCCAGATATGCGCCACAACATGGATGTGCTGGCTGAAACCTATCTAAACTACACGCCAATTTCTATTGAAACCCTAATTGGTAAGAAAGGAAAAAATCAACTTTCTATGCGCGATGTAGCCTTAGATAAACAAACAGAATATGCTGTTGAAGATGCCGATATCACTCTTCAATTAAAGGAACATTTTCAAAACGAACTAGGCGAAGCCAATATCCAAAAACTGTTTGATGATATAGAACTACCTCTTTTAAGGGTTTTAGCCAATATGGAACTAGAAGGCATTAATTTAGATAAGGCCTTTTTAAATTCCTTGTCTGAAGATTTAGATACCGATATTAAGGATTTAGAACAGAAAATATACGTAGCTGCAGGTGAAGAATTCAACATAGCTTCACCAAAGCAATTAGGGGTTATCCTCTTTGAAAAAATGAAGTTGGTTGATAAACCCAAAAAGACTAAAACAGGACAATATTCCACCTCGGAAGATGTATTAAGCTATTTAGCTAAAGATCATGAAATCATCCAAAACATCTTAGATTTTAGAGGACTTTCAAAATTAAAAAGCACTTATGTAGACGCTCTGCCAAATCAGGTTGAAACTAGTACAGGGCGAGTGCATACAGATTATATGCAAACCGTAGCTGCTACGGGACGTTTAAGCAGTAATAACCCCAACCTTCAAAATATACCCATTCGAACGGAACGTGGCCGACAAGTCAGAAAAGCGTTTATTCCAAGAAATGGAGATTATACACTTTTAGCTGCCGATTACTCTCAGATAGAATTACGTGTTATTGCGGCTTTAAGCCAAGAGGAAACCATGATAGAAGCCTTTAAAAACGGGGAAGACATTCATGCTTCAACGGCTTCAAAAGTTTTTAATGTGCCTATTAATGAAGTTACCAGAGAACAACGTAGCAATGCCAAAACGGTTAACTTCGGGATTATTTATGGTGTCTCTGCATTTGGATTAAGCAACCAGACCAACCTAAGCAGAAGTGAATCTAAAGACCTAATAGACACCTATTACACTACATACCCTAAACTTAGAAACTTTGTAAGTGAGCAAGTGGCCTTTGCACGCGATAATGGTTACGTACAAACTGTTCTAGGAAGACGTCGCTACCTAAAAGATATCAATTCAAGAAATGCCGTAGTTCGTGGTGCTGCTGAACGAAATGCTGTAAATGCTCCTATTCAAGGGAGTGCGGCAGATATTATAAAAATTGCCATGATTAATATTCACAACAAATTAAATGAAGGCAATTTTAATACTAAAATGCTATTGCAAGTACATGATGAATTGGTATTCGACGTATATAAGCCCGAATTGGAAGCCATCAAATCTTTAGTTAAAACCGAAATGGAAAATGCTTATAAACTAGAAGTACCTTTAGATGTGGATTTAGACATTGGTGATAACTGGTTGGAGGCGCACTAA
- a CDS encoding DUF3179 domain-containing protein — MKKHLIFLFTITLLWSCSSSETIPLDNPNPSPQALEWLIPINEVRDGGPGKDGIPSIDDPKFTNANNVDFLNDDDLVIGIFQNGIARAYPHVVMDWHEVTNDEINGAFFTLNYCPLTGTAFAWESVSKNARTTFGVSGLLYNANLIMYDRNTDSNWSQLGLECVNGELIGDQPKLYNVIETNWATWKTLYHDSQVLNTNTGFSRSYGISPYGDYAVNNERFIFRPAITNPALPNKQRVYTIIDDDKAKVYQFSDFENGKVIRDNFNGNDYLIVGNSNVINAFKLDPNTSNHNFSYSFNNSEVFFSDDNGNSYSIFGNVVSNSRNGISFEPVKSVMSYWFAIAAFYPNPEIYETP; from the coding sequence ATGAAAAAGCATTTAATTTTCTTGTTTACCATTACCCTTTTATGGTCTTGTAGCAGTTCTGAAACCATACCATTAGATAACCCGAACCCGTCACCACAAGCCTTGGAATGGCTAATCCCTATAAACGAAGTAAGAGATGGCGGCCCAGGGAAAGATGGGATTCCCTCAATCGATGACCCAAAATTTACCAACGCCAATAATGTCGATTTTTTGAACGATGATGACTTGGTTATTGGTATTTTCCAAAACGGTATTGCTAGAGCTTACCCACACGTGGTTATGGATTGGCACGAAGTTACCAACGATGAAATAAACGGGGCTTTTTTTACTTTAAATTATTGTCCGCTTACAGGCACAGCATTTGCTTGGGAAAGTGTATCGAAAAACGCAAGGACGACTTTTGGTGTTTCAGGACTCCTTTACAATGCTAACTTGATAATGTACGATAGAAACACAGACAGTAATTGGTCGCAATTAGGATTAGAGTGTGTAAATGGCGAACTCATTGGAGACCAACCTAAACTGTATAATGTGATAGAAACGAATTGGGCTACTTGGAAAACCCTATATCACGATTCTCAGGTTTTAAATACCAATACCGGTTTTTCAAGATCTTATGGTATTTCTCCTTATGGCGATTATGCTGTAAACAACGAACGCTTTATTTTTAGGCCAGCCATAACAAACCCAGCCCTACCAAACAAACAAAGGGTCTATACTATTATTGATGATGACAAGGCAAAAGTTTATCAATTCTCTGACTTTGAAAACGGAAAAGTAATTCGCGATAATTTTAACGGCAATGATTATTTGATTGTTGGAAATAGCAATGTTATTAATGCCTTTAAATTAGATCCTAATACTTCTAACCACAATTTTAGCTACAGCTTTAATAATTCTGAAGTTTTTTTTAGTGATGATAATGGTAATAGCTATTCTATTTTTGGGAATGTTGTAAGTAATTCTAGAAATGGCATATCTTTTGAACCAGTAAAATCTGTAATGAGTTATTGGTTTGCTATCGCTGCATTTTACCCTAATCCAGAAATTTATGAGACTCCTTAA